One Chitinophaga parva DNA segment encodes these proteins:
- a CDS encoding aldose epimerase family protein: MKITYEKWGIHDGKSVYLYTLANNAGARVQVTNYGATLVAVQLADGTHQVLGFDTLQAYLEDRAYMGSTVGPVANRIGAARFTLDGHTYHLEANDGVNNNHSGSAGVHAKVFDKELPEDALVLHYTMPNGDGGFPGNIQLTVYYQWDDNSMLRIRYEAVADKAAVVNITNHAYFNLSGAHGNVQDHVLHIPASQVLETSAAYIPTGKVIPAQSKSFEAPQLLRTGLNDYYILDSKQPLKLAAILEHPASGHSLEVHTTYPGLMVYAADYLASKAAGILGEPYAAFGGVCLECQHYPDAPNHVTFPSITLKAGQRYQEQIIYHFKNTMVR; encoded by the coding sequence ATGAAGATCACGTATGAAAAATGGGGCATACACGATGGTAAGTCCGTGTACCTGTACACGCTGGCCAACAATGCCGGCGCCCGGGTACAGGTGACCAACTACGGGGCCACCCTGGTAGCGGTGCAACTGGCCGATGGAACGCACCAGGTGCTGGGCTTTGATACGTTGCAGGCCTACCTGGAAGACCGTGCCTACATGGGTAGTACCGTAGGCCCCGTGGCAAACAGGATAGGGGCGGCACGCTTTACCCTGGATGGACATACTTATCACCTGGAGGCCAATGATGGTGTAAACAACAATCACAGCGGCAGCGCCGGCGTGCATGCCAAAGTATTTGACAAGGAACTGCCGGAAGACGCGCTGGTACTGCATTACACTATGCCAAATGGCGATGGCGGATTTCCGGGGAATATACAGCTCACCGTGTATTATCAATGGGATGATAACAGCATGCTGCGCATCCGTTACGAAGCAGTGGCGGATAAAGCTGCTGTTGTGAACATCACCAACCACGCTTACTTCAATTTGTCCGGCGCGCACGGCAACGTGCAGGACCACGTGCTGCACATACCGGCCAGCCAGGTGCTGGAAACCAGCGCAGCCTATATTCCCACGGGAAAGGTGATCCCTGCACAAAGCAAATCATTTGAAGCACCGCAGTTGCTCCGCACGGGATTGAACGATTATTATATACTCGATAGTAAGCAACCGCTGAAACTGGCCGCCATACTGGAACACCCGGCATCCGGTCATAGTCTGGAAGTGCATACTACTTACCCGGGCCTGATGGTATATGCTGCGGATTATTTAGCCAGTAAGGCAGCGGGCATCCTGGGGGAACCCTATGCGGCATTTGGCGGCGTATGCCTGGAATGCCAGCACTACCCGGATGCGCCCAATCATGTTACGTTTCCGTCCATCACGCTAAAGGCAGGCCAGCGCTACCAGGAGCAGATCATTTATCATTTTAAAAATACGATGGTCAGATAA
- a CDS encoding alpha-amylase family protein, with the protein MLTFGSRLFAQELQEYKDSVVLATARLRCTVNLRTGTVTYRYAGGSYLQNTVAYVEDVHAGMLASTDFGNHTYQLDQVRDDLGTGLKLTLQHRDDQHPLSLEQHITLYPELDYLLLDVVAQQHGTRPVETRNISPLAVSSAHGGTYQVAGSHPRILDVPFDNDNWTDIVERNWARPGSGTSYEFAALYDQQTFTGIVAGSVQHDTWKTGIAYNMQSLRGAGQGSHLPGGGDSLIIYGGAATADNDKLPPNYGGKDGTHDVVPHGTLQGLRVHSPLIFLAGGMDMRAALTAYGKLNALINGSQSWSGPAPVYWNSFGVEGVLGYEKVMMPPGVSKISDFLHSLTNVNAYSKPVMSVDSYDQQIYTTELLASLGRYAAHNHQQMGFYFTPFAMWTWKNNINTQKVPGSEYLLKDVVLRDTHNEPILYKAGDFCAYAMDPTHPAIRAHVISQLQKAKAIGATFLKIDFLTAGAMETTYRYDTTVRTGIQAYNQGMRMLKHLADSILGQDIFITQAISPMFPHQYAHTRFISTDVYSHLRNDQPGFPNWGSTEASLANGSHLGWVQGTLWPFTNLDVAIMKNFQHNPDLSEQEIKVRLYSMMVMGSILGDGSDYRNPVAAQRARRYLDNPALCAFFAHPHAFTPLRFADGDSMDQQMVFYLQDSVPKLALFNFDRQHAFQQTFTRDSLHLEAGKGYVLQDFLTNATMATLDKTQNNFTLTANAADAVLVNIVRAED; encoded by the coding sequence ATGCTAACCTTTGGCAGCAGGCTGTTTGCACAGGAACTACAGGAGTATAAAGACAGCGTGGTGCTGGCCACCGCCCGCCTGCGCTGCACAGTAAACCTCCGCACCGGCACGGTCACTTACCGCTATGCCGGCGGCAGCTATTTGCAAAACACGGTAGCATACGTGGAAGACGTGCACGCCGGGATGCTGGCCAGCACGGACTTTGGTAACCACACTTACCAGCTGGACCAGGTGCGCGATGACCTGGGCACCGGCCTGAAACTAACATTGCAACACCGCGACGATCAACACCCGCTTTCCCTGGAGCAGCACATTACACTGTACCCCGAACTGGACTACCTGCTGCTCGATGTGGTAGCGCAGCAGCACGGTACCCGGCCGGTGGAAACCCGCAATATTTCCCCGCTGGCTGTAAGTAGCGCCCATGGCGGAACATACCAGGTAGCCGGCAGCCACCCCCGCATCCTGGACGTTCCTTTTGATAATGATAACTGGACAGACATCGTGGAACGCAACTGGGCCAGGCCTGGTTCCGGTACCAGTTATGAATTTGCAGCACTCTACGATCAGCAGACTTTCACCGGCATCGTAGCCGGCAGCGTGCAGCACGATACATGGAAAACAGGCATAGCTTATAATATGCAAAGTCTCCGCGGGGCAGGGCAGGGGAGCCACCTCCCCGGCGGCGGGGATTCCCTCATCATCTACGGTGGTGCCGCCACCGCCGACAATGACAAACTTCCGCCGAACTACGGTGGCAAAGACGGCACCCACGATGTAGTGCCCCATGGCACCCTGCAAGGCCTGCGCGTGCACTCCCCACTCATCTTCCTGGCTGGCGGCATGGACATGCGCGCCGCACTCACCGCTTATGGTAAACTAAACGCCCTCATTAATGGAAGCCAGTCCTGGAGCGGCCCTGCGCCGGTGTACTGGAACTCCTTTGGCGTGGAAGGGGTGCTTGGTTACGAAAAAGTAATGATGCCCCCCGGCGTCAGTAAGATCAGCGACTTCCTGCACAGCCTCACTAACGTGAACGCCTACTCGAAGCCTGTCATGAGCGTAGACTCTTACGACCAGCAGATCTACACCACGGAGCTGCTGGCTTCCCTGGGCCGGTATGCCGCCCACAACCACCAGCAGATGGGCTTCTACTTCACCCCCTTTGCCATGTGGACCTGGAAAAACAATATCAACACCCAAAAAGTGCCCGGCTCCGAATACCTTTTGAAAGACGTAGTGCTCCGCGATACGCACAATGAGCCCATCCTGTACAAGGCCGGCGATTTCTGCGCCTACGCCATGGACCCCACGCATCCCGCCATCCGTGCGCATGTGATCTCCCAGTTGCAGAAGGCAAAGGCCATTGGCGCCACTTTCCTGAAAATAGATTTTCTCACTGCCGGCGCCATGGAAACCACTTACCGGTACGATACCACGGTGCGCACCGGCATACAGGCCTACAACCAGGGCATGCGTATGCTGAAACACCTGGCAGATTCCATCCTGGGCCAGGATATTTTTATTACCCAGGCCATTTCGCCCATGTTCCCGCACCAGTATGCGCATACCCGCTTTATCTCTACAGACGTGTATTCCCACCTGCGCAATGACCAGCCGGGCTTCCCCAACTGGGGCAGCACGGAGGCTTCGCTGGCCAATGGATCGCACCTGGGCTGGGTGCAGGGTACGCTCTGGCCCTTTACGAACCTGGACGTGGCCATCATGAAAAATTTCCAGCATAATCCCGATCTTTCAGAACAGGAAATAAAAGTGAGATTGTACAGCATGATGGTAATGGGCAGCATCCTGGGCGATGGTTCTGACTACCGCAACCCGGTGGCTGCACAGCGTGCCCGCAGGTACCTGGACAACCCGGCACTGTGCGCCTTTTTTGCCCACCCGCACGCATTCACGCCCCTGCGGTTTGCAGATGGCGACAGCATGGACCAGCAAATGGTGTTTTACCTGCAGGACAGTGTGCCCAAACTGGCGTTATTCAACTTTGACCGGCAGCACGCTTTCCAGCAAACCTTCACCCGTGACTCACTGCACCTGGAAGCCGGCAAAGGATATGTGCTGCAGGATTTTCTCACCAATGCCACTATGGCTACGTTAGATAAAACACAAAATAATTTCACGCTGACCGCGAATGCTGCTGATGCAGTGCTGGTCAATATTGTACGCGCAGAAGATTAA
- a CDS encoding RagB/SusD family nutrient uptake outer membrane protein, whose amino-acid sequence MTRYKQLHKKLLLLPAALLLLAGSSCKKDLDYTPEVFLSAQQVYKDQAGATAGVTGIYQQLQSIKKNEVSLMGIIGTDEMRFEYQAQAWGGYWAKVAGLDSYDITFNSQNDVMGYYWNYCYVGIANANYAIQYIPQIKNFADVTVQNRLLAEARFLRALFYFQLVQFWGDVPLRIENMPFGDGVPRAPQDKIYELIIADLQYAQQNLWVRSKTPDAGRATVEAAEALLGKVYLTLHRYNDAKPLFEDLINNKGIVLNTDYADLFNKENTAESLLEVQYSPQSGATNGLQNIFGASLASTPGGPTGSTTPGYGGNVVITTAWYADSLFDKVNDKRYAASITPHFYASSDPSSNYDWWVDIGLPHLKKYDITTSSGSIDIYNSAKNVIYLRSADVFLMYAEVLNELGQPNAALAPLNKVRDRAFGNALHEVPPTAQAALRDTIMDERSRELGGEGWRWFDLKRTNTLVQRVRTHDNPRPYYVARNGEGDPHLPQNVSDINYLYPIPLSELQNNPALSLTSQNPGY is encoded by the coding sequence ATGACACGCTATAAACAACTGCATAAAAAATTACTGTTGCTTCCCGCCGCGCTGCTGTTGCTGGCCGGCAGCAGCTGCAAAAAAGACCTCGATTACACACCGGAAGTGTTCCTGTCCGCACAGCAGGTGTACAAAGACCAGGCAGGAGCTACCGCCGGCGTAACCGGGATTTACCAGCAACTGCAATCCATTAAGAAGAACGAAGTGTCCCTCATGGGCATCATTGGCACGGATGAAATGCGGTTTGAATACCAGGCGCAGGCCTGGGGCGGCTATTGGGCCAAGGTAGCCGGCTTGGACAGTTACGACATTACCTTTAACAGCCAGAATGACGTAATGGGTTATTACTGGAACTATTGCTACGTGGGCATTGCCAATGCCAATTATGCTATCCAGTATATTCCGCAGATCAAGAATTTTGCAGATGTGACAGTGCAGAACCGCCTGCTGGCAGAAGCCAGGTTCCTGCGCGCATTGTTCTACTTCCAGTTAGTACAATTCTGGGGCGACGTGCCCTTGCGGATAGAGAACATGCCCTTTGGCGATGGAGTGCCCCGTGCACCGCAGGACAAGATCTATGAACTGATCATTGCCGACCTGCAATACGCGCAGCAAAACCTGTGGGTAAGAAGCAAAACACCTGATGCCGGCCGCGCCACCGTGGAAGCGGCGGAAGCCCTGCTGGGCAAGGTGTACCTGACCCTGCACCGCTACAACGATGCAAAGCCCCTGTTTGAAGATCTGATCAACAATAAAGGCATCGTGCTCAATACCGATTACGCAGACCTGTTCAATAAAGAGAACACGGCAGAGTCATTACTGGAAGTACAGTACTCCCCGCAAAGCGGCGCCACGAACGGCTTGCAGAATATCTTCGGCGCTTCCCTGGCCAGCACACCGGGCGGCCCCACCGGCAGCACTACACCGGGTTACGGCGGCAACGTAGTGATCACCACCGCGTGGTATGCAGACTCCCTGTTTGACAAAGTGAATGATAAACGCTATGCCGCGTCCATCACCCCGCACTTCTATGCCAGCAGTGATCCCAGTTCTAACTACGACTGGTGGGTAGACATTGGCCTGCCCCACCTGAAGAAATATGATATCACTACCAGCTCCGGCTCTATTGACATTTATAACTCTGCCAAGAACGTGATCTACCTGCGCAGCGCAGACGTGTTCCTTATGTATGCGGAAGTGCTCAATGAACTGGGACAACCCAACGCCGCGCTGGCGCCGCTTAACAAAGTGCGTGACCGCGCGTTTGGGAATGCATTGCACGAAGTGCCACCCACCGCACAAGCCGCCCTCCGCGATACCATCATGGATGAAAGAAGCCGTGAACTGGGCGGTGAAGGCTGGCGCTGGTTTGACCTGAAGCGAACCAACACCCTGGTGCAGCGCGTGCGGACGCACGACAACCCAAGGCCCTACTACGTGGCCCGCAATGGGGAAGGAGACCCGCACCTGCCGCAGAACGTATCGGATATCAACTACCTGTATCCCATACCACTGTCTGAACTGCAGAACAACCCGGCCCTGAGCCTTACCAGTCAAAATCCAGGTTACTAA
- a CDS encoding SusC/RagA family TonB-linked outer membrane protein, whose translation MRKLLCLLVVFTGCITSAMAQQKHIEGVVKDAGTHDNLPFATIRVKSPAGATSSSMADNKGQFKIDAQPGATVMISFTGYNTMAMIVKENDSTHWNIMLQNANAALSEVVVIGYGKERRKDLTSAVATVSGKEIVEMPSTNLASALASRTPGLEVHANSTQPGAGVSVNIRGLNSISQLQGPLYIVDGVALVGDIRNVNPADIESVEILKDAAAAGIYGSRAAEGVVLITTKKPKAGQTAVNFDMYAGIQVNNPAYKMLGAKDYYKLKRTAFTNADPVSFPPNADTTDGKIFNQYELKSITNGFQSYNWQNAIAHNNAPIQNYNISLANGTGSNRVYFSGNYMDQQGILINTGYKKYAGYLADESQIRSFLKIGGSVNFTHDQTRNAMPGEFQQSLTQSPLMPPYDSTNQPLIIIDNSTGISTIINPLTTALYATNMYTTNRTNANLYLELTPFKNLTLRSSIGADIYQAEADTYWPRNTGGGFSTNGSGEIYNTRSTDVLWENTANYYLTKGRHELNVLGGFTFERHENFATDMQGQYFPTDLLSFKNMGSAGVKVQDNSNYDGWSVRSLLARAIYKFKGRYILNVTARQDGSSRFGPDNKFGFFPTVSGAWRVVDEPFIGYKLKTVLSDFKLRASYGLVGNQNLPYDAIYTRFNQAQYPFNGSSVTSGYTIGGTAGNTSLEWERQHQLNAGTDIAVLNNRISLSVDVYKKNISALLMPLTLAPSSGFYNEQVNVAAMQTKGIDVMLKATPIETKRFAWQTSVNWSKYQSRITKLFPGRDSISLSLRVGLPPSGTYVNYVYDGLYQKGDDFKLNPNGKPGDIRIKDVNGDGKITPQDEVVVGSSIPKGWGSWWNYFRLGRFNLVVYSTYQYGHQLNNLTYTNLTYYNAGFGNTANVTVEGGKYWTPENPNTNIPRPDAFGTSLRTLPGGTGQGSSYSIQKAAYIKIQHITLGYDVDGNVLKRMHMNSLNVYAQVLNPFLFTGYKGVDPDVSGGNSSNELYPRYRTFLLGLKLGL comes from the coding sequence ATGAGAAAACTACTCTGCCTGCTGGTGGTCTTCACCGGTTGTATAACCAGTGCCATGGCCCAGCAAAAACACATTGAAGGCGTGGTAAAGGATGCCGGCACCCACGACAACCTGCCCTTTGCCACCATCCGGGTAAAAAGCCCGGCCGGCGCCACTTCCAGCTCGATGGCCGACAACAAGGGCCAGTTTAAGATAGACGCACAGCCTGGCGCTACGGTAATGATCAGCTTTACCGGCTACAACACGATGGCCATGATCGTAAAGGAAAATGATTCCACGCACTGGAACATCATGCTGCAAAATGCAAATGCTGCCCTTTCCGAGGTAGTGGTGATCGGCTATGGCAAGGAGCGCCGTAAAGACCTCACCAGCGCAGTGGCTACTGTGTCTGGCAAGGAGATCGTGGAAATGCCGTCTACCAACCTGGCTTCCGCACTCGCATCGCGCACACCTGGCCTGGAAGTGCATGCAAACAGCACACAGCCCGGTGCCGGCGTGTCCGTAAACATTCGCGGGCTGAACTCCATTTCACAGCTGCAAGGCCCCCTGTACATTGTAGACGGGGTGGCCCTGGTAGGTGATATCCGCAATGTAAATCCTGCCGACATTGAATCCGTGGAGATCCTCAAAGATGCGGCAGCGGCGGGTATTTACGGCTCCCGCGCCGCCGAAGGCGTGGTGCTCATCACCACCAAGAAACCCAAGGCAGGACAAACTGCCGTGAACTTTGACATGTACGCCGGCATCCAGGTAAATAATCCTGCTTACAAAATGCTGGGCGCAAAGGATTACTATAAGTTGAAGCGCACCGCTTTTACCAACGCAGACCCGGTATCTTTTCCACCCAATGCAGATACCACTGATGGTAAGATCTTTAACCAGTACGAGCTGAAGAGCATTACCAACGGATTCCAAAGCTATAACTGGCAAAACGCTATCGCGCATAACAATGCGCCCATCCAGAACTATAATATTTCCCTGGCCAACGGCACCGGTTCCAACCGCGTGTACTTCAGCGGTAACTATATGGACCAGCAGGGCATCCTCATCAACACCGGCTATAAAAAATATGCAGGTTACCTGGCGGATGAATCGCAGATCCGCTCTTTCCTGAAGATAGGCGGCAGCGTAAATTTCACACATGATCAAACGCGCAATGCCATGCCGGGCGAGTTCCAGCAATCCCTTACCCAAAGCCCGCTGATGCCGCCTTACGACAGTACTAACCAGCCCCTGATCATCATTGATAACTCCACCGGCATTTCAACCATCATCAACCCATTGACCACGGCGCTGTATGCAACCAACATGTATACGACCAACCGGACCAATGCTAATTTATACCTGGAGCTTACGCCGTTTAAAAACCTTACCCTGCGTTCCAGCATTGGGGCAGACATTTACCAGGCAGAGGCAGATACTTACTGGCCGCGCAATACCGGTGGAGGCTTTTCTACCAATGGTTCCGGTGAGATCTACAACACCCGCTCCACGGATGTGCTGTGGGAAAACACGGCTAACTATTACCTTACTAAAGGCAGGCATGAATTGAATGTACTGGGTGGCTTCACCTTTGAGCGCCACGAAAATTTTGCCACTGACATGCAGGGACAGTACTTTCCTACAGACTTACTTAGCTTTAAGAACATGGGCAGCGCCGGTGTAAAGGTGCAGGATAACAGTAACTACGACGGCTGGTCCGTGCGTTCCCTGCTGGCCCGCGCCATTTATAAATTCAAAGGCCGCTACATCCTGAACGTGACCGCCCGCCAGGATGGTTCCAGCCGCTTTGGCCCCGATAATAAGTTCGGTTTCTTCCCCACCGTGAGTGGCGCATGGCGCGTAGTGGATGAGCCCTTCATTGGCTACAAACTGAAAACCGTGCTGAGTGATTTTAAACTCCGGGCCAGCTATGGCCTGGTGGGCAACCAGAACCTGCCTTACGATGCGATCTACACCCGCTTTAACCAGGCACAATATCCCTTCAATGGTTCTTCGGTGACCAGTGGTTACACCATTGGCGGCACGGCGGGCAACACTTCCCTGGAATGGGAGCGCCAGCACCAGCTCAATGCCGGTACAGACATCGCGGTGCTGAACAACCGCATTTCCCTTTCCGTGGATGTGTATAAAAAGAATATCAGCGCCCTGCTCATGCCACTCACCCTGGCACCTTCTTCCGGCTTTTATAATGAACAGGTGAATGTGGCCGCCATGCAAACCAAGGGTATTGATGTAATGCTGAAAGCTACGCCCATAGAGACCAAGCGCTTTGCCTGGCAAACAAGTGTGAACTGGTCCAAATACCAGAGCCGTATTACCAAGCTGTTTCCCGGCAGGGACTCTATCAGCCTTTCCCTGCGCGTAGGCCTGCCGCCCAGCGGCACGTACGTAAACTATGTGTATGATGGGCTGTACCAGAAAGGGGACGACTTTAAGCTCAACCCCAACGGCAAGCCGGGTGACATCCGCATCAAAGACGTCAATGGCGATGGCAAGATCACGCCGCAGGATGAAGTGGTAGTGGGCAGCAGCATTCCCAAAGGATGGGGAAGCTGGTGGAACTACTTCCGCCTGGGCCGCTTTAACCTGGTGGTGTACAGCACTTACCAGTACGGGCACCAGCTGAATAACCTCACTTACACTAACCTTACTTACTACAATGCCGGTTTTGGCAATACTGCCAACGTAACCGTGGAGGGCGGTAAATACTGGACACCGGAAAATCCGAACACCAACATTCCCCGCCCGGATGCATTTGGCACCTCCCTGCGTACACTGCCAGGCGGCACAGGACAGGGTTCCAGCTATTCTATCCAGAAGGCAGCCTACATCAAGATCCAGCACATTACCCTGGGCTATGATGTGGATGGCAACGTGCTGAAACGTATGCACATGAACAGCCTGAATGTATATGCACAGGTGCTGAACCCCTTCCTCTTCACCGGCTACAAGGGCGTGGACCCGGACGTTTCCGGCGGCAACTCCTCCAATGAGCTGTACCCGCGTTACCGCACTTTCCTGCTGGGCTTAAAACTGGGACTGTAA
- a CDS encoding AraC family transcriptional regulator codes for MHAKTKGIKEGFVGQQMVVLPPNIKRQFTQNPLIKGFYLTAIGYYPKATNHDRERKSGSDQYILIYCIEGEGNIYLHDTAYVLRANSYFIIPRNVPHRYTSYGANSWSIYWVHFSGEMAPLIYHRFAQDGAPAVMTVPYDEARIRLFEQIFHLVERSYNEREMEILNFNLLAFVNSLIYHAEANPAIHSDDVVGSSIAFMKKHLQEKFSIEELAQQQGISVSHYARIFKQKTGSSPINYFNQLKVQKACQHLYFTDRTIKEISAELGVDDQYYFSRLFTKVIGVSPAHYRKRHRGGK; via the coding sequence ATGCATGCAAAAACGAAAGGGATCAAAGAGGGATTCGTGGGCCAGCAAATGGTGGTATTGCCTCCTAACATCAAACGCCAGTTCACCCAGAATCCGCTGATCAAGGGATTTTACCTCACGGCCATCGGTTATTATCCCAAAGCCACTAACCACGACCGGGAGCGCAAATCCGGCAGCGACCAGTATATCCTGATCTACTGCATTGAAGGGGAAGGCAATATCTACCTGCACGATACGGCCTATGTGCTCCGTGCCAACAGCTATTTTATCATCCCGCGCAATGTGCCCCACCGCTATACGAGCTATGGGGCCAATTCCTGGAGTATTTACTGGGTACACTTCAGCGGGGAAATGGCGCCGCTCATCTACCACCGTTTTGCACAGGACGGTGCGCCGGCCGTAATGACCGTACCGTACGACGAAGCACGCATCCGGTTGTTTGAACAGATCTTCCACCTGGTAGAGCGTAGTTATAATGAACGCGAGATGGAGATCCTCAACTTTAACCTGCTGGCCTTCGTCAACTCCCTGATCTACCATGCGGAGGCCAATCCCGCTATCCATAGCGATGATGTGGTGGGCAGTTCCATTGCTTTTATGAAAAAGCACCTCCAGGAAAAATTCAGCATCGAAGAGCTGGCGCAGCAGCAGGGCATTTCCGTATCGCACTATGCCCGTATTTTCAAACAAAAAACGGGCAGCTCCCCTATTAATTATTTCAACCAGCTGAAGGTGCAGAAGGCCTGCCAGCACCTGTATTTTACAGACCGCACCATCAAAGAGATCAGCGCGGAGCTGGGCGTTGATGACCAGTATTACTTTTCAAGGCTGTTTACAAAGGTGATCGGCGTATCACCTGCCCACTACCGGAAGCGCCACCGGGGCGGCAAATAG
- a CDS encoding glycoside hydrolase family 32 protein, protein MTYPRIKGCLAVLGLLLGCGTHTMAQTTPTPQWRPVYHFTPPQNWTNDPNGLFYQDGTFHLYYQHNPFENKWGHMSWGHATSKDLVHWQHLPVAIPERVTADTTTMIFSGCAVVDAANTSGFGTNGKAPVVAIFTAHLPKQKKECQYLAYSNDNGNTYTLYDHNPIIDLDMADFRDPNVFWYAPTKSWVMTVALVNEHQVRFYGSRDLKHWEKLSDFGPAGYTKNGWECPSLLHLPVAGSKEEKWVLLVSCFQDHGPLMQYYTGSFDGKQFHNDNPADKELVVDYGDAFYAAIAWRDAPQRNPILLGWIQNGRPETYPWKGQLSIPQDLSLYQSGEGLRLRHQPAARVVKALPRYTSGQPLVQYNPASHPVKDTTVTLPGNNGNAYWLTASFAVNGSSTAGFNVFENKQDGRRITVGYDAAKEELFVDCTASEKQNKSPENLVMRAPMKAVNGKVQIQILADRSSLEVFGNDGEQVISTMVYPAANDTGISMFTKSNAILKKLELRNIQL, encoded by the coding sequence ATGACCTATCCACGTATAAAGGGCTGCCTTGCCGTATTAGGCCTGCTGCTTGGCTGTGGCACGCACACCATGGCGCAAACCACGCCCACCCCGCAATGGAGGCCGGTGTACCATTTTACACCGCCCCAAAACTGGACCAACGATCCCAATGGATTATTTTACCAGGACGGCACCTTCCACCTTTATTACCAGCACAATCCTTTTGAAAATAAATGGGGCCACATGAGCTGGGGCCATGCCACCAGCAAAGACCTGGTGCACTGGCAGCACCTGCCCGTAGCCATTCCCGAGCGGGTAACCGCGGATACCACTACCATGATCTTTTCCGGCTGCGCGGTAGTGGATGCAGCCAATACCAGCGGGTTTGGTACCAACGGCAAAGCGCCGGTGGTGGCTATCTTCACAGCACACCTGCCCAAGCAGAAAAAGGAATGCCAATACCTGGCTTACAGCAATGATAACGGTAACACCTATACGCTGTATGACCATAATCCCATTATAGACCTGGACATGGCAGATTTCCGTGACCCCAACGTGTTCTGGTACGCGCCTACTAAAAGCTGGGTGATGACGGTGGCCCTGGTCAATGAGCACCAGGTACGCTTTTACGGCTCCAGGGACCTGAAGCACTGGGAAAAGCTGAGCGACTTTGGCCCCGCCGGGTACACGAAGAATGGCTGGGAATGCCCGTCTTTGCTGCATTTGCCGGTAGCAGGCAGTAAGGAAGAAAAGTGGGTGCTCTTGGTATCCTGCTTCCAGGACCACGGACCGCTGATGCAATACTATACCGGCAGTTTTGATGGCAAACAATTCCACAACGATAATCCAGCGGATAAGGAACTGGTGGTAGACTATGGCGATGCTTTCTATGCCGCCATTGCCTGGCGGGATGCGCCCCAGCGCAATCCCATCCTGCTGGGCTGGATCCAGAACGGCCGCCCCGAAACGTATCCCTGGAAAGGTCAGCTGTCCATTCCGCAGGACCTTTCCCTGTACCAAAGCGGGGAAGGCCTGCGCCTGCGCCACCAGCCGGCGGCACGGGTAGTGAAAGCCCTTCCCCGCTACACCAGCGGCCAGCCATTGGTGCAGTACAACCCGGCATCCCACCCCGTAAAAGATACCACGGTGACACTACCCGGCAATAACGGGAACGCCTATTGGCTGACTGCCAGCTTTGCGGTGAATGGCTCTTCCACCGCGGGTTTCAACGTATTTGAAAACAAGCAGGACGGGCGCAGGATCACCGTGGGGTATGATGCCGCCAAAGAAGAACTGTTCGTAGATTGCACGGCTTCCGAAAAGCAAAACAAGTCGCCGGAAAACCTGGTGATGCGGGCACCTATGAAAGCCGTCAATGGTAAGGTGCAAATACAGATCCTGGCAGATAGGTCGTCCCTGGAAGTATTTGGCAACGACGGGGAACAGGTGATCTCCACGATGGTGTATCCCGCGGCTAACGATACTGGTATTTCAATGTTTACAAAAAGCAATGCCATCCTGAAAAAACTGGAACTGCGCAACATTCAACTTTAA